The Arthrobacter burdickii genomic interval CGAGGATACGCAGGCGACTGGCGAGTTCGAGCAGCTCTATTCCTACTTCAGCGGTCGCCCGGCGCGCGGCGAGGCGGGCGGCCGTCGGTTCGAGGGCGAGCCGCATCTCGGTCAGCCGGTGGAGCTGGGCGTGCCGTTCCGCTCCCGTCAGCCGCCAGCGAATGAGCTGGGGATCCAGGACGCTCCACGACGCGGCGGGGAGTACGGTCACACCCACGCGCCGCCGGGACTCGACCATGCCCATCGATTCGAGAATCCGTACGACCTCACGGATCACTGTCCGGGAGACCCCGGCCTCGTCCTCCAGTCGGGCGAGCGTGATCACGCTGCCGGGCGGTCGGACGCCCTGGACGATCTCCGTGCCGAGACGTTCGAGGATGGAATTGTGCAGCACCGGAGCGGGTGACAGGTTTGGCATGCTGCGACTCAAAGGTGTCATCTTTCTTGCTGTAAGTGTGATCTTTGTGACACACTATCGCTCCAAGCGCAAAACCGCCCCACGGGGGGCTGAACATCAACGGAGAGTTCTGTGGAAGATTGGACCCAAACACTGGGGGCTGGACCCCTGCTGGGCATCGCGGCGGGCGCGATCGCCCTGATCCTCGTCCTGGTCATTCGATTCAAGGTGCACGCGTTCCTCACGCTGGTCCTCGTCTCGCTCGTGACCGCGTTCGCCGCGGGCATCCCTGCCAGCGGGATCGTCACCACGCTGGTGACGAGCTTCGGCACCACCCTCGGGTCCGTCGCACTGCTGATCGGGCTCGGGGCGATGCTTGGGAAGATGATCGAGCACAGCGGTGGGGCCCGGGTCCTCGCCGACAAGCTCGTAGACGTCTTCGGTGAACGGCGGGCGCCGTTCGCACTCGGCCTCGCGTCGTTGATCATGGGCTTCCCGATCTTCTTCGACGCCGGCCTGATCGTCATGCTGCCCATCATCTTCGCCGTCGCCCGGCGCATGGGCGGCACCAACGTGCTGCTGTACGGCATCCCCGCCGCCACGGCCTTCTCGGTCATGCACGTCTTCGTGCCGCCGCACCCCGGTCCTGTCGCAGCGACCGAGCTCTACGGCGCGAATATCGGGCTGGTGCTCCTGGTCGGCCTGCTGATCGCCTTCCCGGTCTGGTACGTGACGGGTTACCTGTGGGGCAAGTTCGTCGCCACCAAGTACATCCTTCCGGTGCCGGCACTGTTCGGTGCGGTCGATGAGGACCAGCCGGTCAACCCGCCCAAGTTCTCCACCGTCGTCGGGATGCTGCTGCTGC includes:
- a CDS encoding FadR/GntR family transcriptional regulator; amino-acid sequence: MPNLSPAPVLHNSILERLGTEIVQGVRPPGSVITLARLEDEAGVSRTVIREVVRILESMGMVESRRRVGVTVLPAASWSVLDPQLIRWRLTGAERHAQLHRLTEMRLALEPTAARLAARRATAEVGIELLELASRLRILGEAGQGHEQPYLEADIAFHALLLAASGNDMIASLHGIVTEVLAGRTDLGLSPADPVPDAFDNHEAIARAIMDRDEDRAEQYAKAVVMEVWQELGNI
- a CDS encoding GntP family permease produces the protein MEDWTQTLGAGPLLGIAAGAIALILVLVIRFKVHAFLTLVLVSLVTAFAAGIPASGIVTTLVTSFGTTLGSVALLIGLGAMLGKMIEHSGGARVLADKLVDVFGERRAPFALGLASLIMGFPIFFDAGLIVMLPIIFAVARRMGGTNVLLYGIPAATAFSVMHVFVPPHPGPVAATELYGANIGLVLLVGLLIAFPVWYVTGYLWGKFVATKYILPVPALFGAVDEDQPVNPPKFSTVVGMLLLPLVLIFMNTGLDFLDAAGVVDAEQQTWVQVLTVIGSSPVALLISVLVATAVLGHRRGENGTALEKVLDSALGPVCSVILITGAGGMFGGVLRASGIGDALSDSLASIGLPIILAAYIIAVILRVAQGSATVALVTTAGLMAPAVVAGGFSPLEIVAITLASAAGSVFASHVNDSGFWLVGRLMGMDVKTTLKTWTVQQSLESVAGFGLTLLVFWLG